The Camelina sativa cultivar DH55 chromosome 16, Cs, whole genome shotgun sequence sequence TTTGATAAGTCCTTCCGGAAGCTTTGCTGCGATGTTAAGAATCCCGGTTCTAGGATCGCTATATTCTTGGAAAGGTAATGCGGATATGAACTCGTCACAGTGACGAGGTAAAAGATCTTCAAACTTGTCAGAAGGAGGCCAGTCCTTTAGCTTCAACATCTCAGGCCAGTAGTTTTCATATGTTCTTCCTCTACTATAACCATCAAAGAAGTGACGTGTATTGATCTCCACCTCACAATTAGCCAAACAATCAATTGCTTTGACTCGGGACATCTTAGAACTTGCTGGTGAATTCACGTTTTCGCATAACGCCCGCCACATAACCATTGGCTCCCAGCTTAAACCAGGTGTGTTATCAAGAGCGTCCCTAACAATTACTGGTTCACCTTTTGCCCAATGCTCTTGAAAATGTAGAAGCTCTTCTTCCTTCAAGACATCAAGAGATTTAGGACAGAAAAGGTAGTTGTCACTTGATTTTGTCCTTGAAGCTGCTTTCCTTGTCATCTCAGTATCCAAAGGAGAACACTCACAGATCAACATTCTAGGGCTAATATTGTATGATGCCAAGAAAGTCTCTGCTTTGTGCTCCAAGTCTGACATCCACGTCTGTGGTAGGATCCTCGTAAGCTCTAATATACAATCACCACAACCACCTAGCTTGTTTGGTGGACAAGTGATGCTTCCATTATCACCAAGGCTCCACTTGGTGTTGGATGGGCTAGCTTCTTCCTCTACAGAAGTGGAAGAGGAGCTCGGTACTGCAGCATCTAAACCATGCATATATTGGTATCCTTTATCAGCATAGTCTACCTTCATTTCAGGGCGTTCAGAAAGTGATCCTTCACGAATCTCTTGACAGCACTTCAAACAAAGTTCAAAAGAGCACTTTGGGCAGCTCCGGTGCAAGTCAACAATCGAAGTTGCACAATGATCACTGAAGCACAGATGAAAATTTCAGTAAGATCCTcaagtaaatataaatattctaaCTTAGGTGTGCCTAGCTTACCAGTATACGCGTTCATCAGTGTAGCTTATTGCCTTAGTTATTTCTACTTCAGAAGGCAGTAATCCTACAGAAACAGGTCatgttagcaaaaaaaatatcacatctAGCAACAGATATTATGTCATAGTAGAGCAAGTTTCATACCTTGAACCGTTGCCTCAATTTCAATCTCTTGGTTCTGGAATTTGGATAACTTATTCAGAAACGGAAGCATCAAGGTAATCAAGTACTGAAGATGATGGCGTCTTTCAGAGTTCGAGAGTTCCCTCTTGGGTGTCTGGAAAGACAGAAAACACAGAtaccagttaaaaaaaaaaatccaaatcttatgCAAATGGATGGCTAGAAGTAATCTTAACATACCACAATTGAACCATTCAAATGCAAGCATTTGCTGCAATTACAATTGTTACGGCAGAAAGGACATTTCTCAACGACATTATCCTCAGACAGATTTGGATACCTGCAACAAACCATAAATAGAGTAAGTATATATTATAACGAGACAGAGACATACAGTATAGAGTTAAAGGAGAAACTAACCATTTCCTTATACATTGAAGACAGTACATCGTCACTTCACATTCACTGCAAATGAGAAGAGTTATCCTTTCCCCTTTCAAGCACTGATGGCAAATTGGGCCTGACTTCGATTCCTGCCAAGACAAAACACCATATAGATTTTAGTAAACCAACACAGTTACATGTTCTTCTTTGATGATCGAATACAATGACACATTTACCTGTCTTACGCTTGTGCAGTCAATAGATATCCCGTTTTTGAGAAGGGGATCTGATACATCAGAAGCTGGCGAACGCGAACTGGAAGTACTAACATCAGCAACGTTTTCAGTACTGTTAGAAACTAAATTACGAGTCCTCCTTCGTGATGATGTTTTCCTGATCTTCACACACAGTAGAACTTCTTCTTCCcattcctcatcttcttcaatctccacTTGGCGtctgtctctcttttttctACTGACTACAGATCGCCTTTTACTAATTGtacaatcatcatcttcagaaCGTTCCCCTGACTCTACCTTAGGCCTAACTTCTTTGCGTTTCACGCTTCTCCTTCGCATCCACTCACCTAATCTgcaatcatcatcatgatcatcatcttcagaaCATTGCTCTTCTACTTTAGATGTCTTTCTCCTTCTAACCGctgaaccaccaccatcaccacctCTAGAATGCTTCCCTTTCCTGCTATACACTCTCAATCTCCTCccgctctcttcttcttctactgctACCTTTTCCTTACCACTACTCCTACTACCGCTAAAAAGACCTCTAGACTTAAACGGTTTCATACTCCTCTTCTTCCTAACTGTCCACGAACCACTCATTATTATAGATTCCTCGATACTAACGTCATCCAACTCCATTGTTATCTGCATCCCaacaaaatcccaaaaaaaaaaaaaaaaacacaagacgATTCTGAATTTGATCGATCATAATAATCACACAATTAAACAGTACTTGTGGCTGACCAATCGATTAGAatctccaagaaaaaaaaacccatataCGAATTAAAAGAACGAACATTGTTAATTCAAACCAATCCGATGAAAAAcagattcaacaacaacaacaacaacaaagtccATAATTCGAATTCGTGAAGAGGATCGAAACTAAATTTTACcttgggagaaaaaaaaagaacaaagctcGAAGAACTCTCAGCAACGATGAAATCACCTGCGAGAGCGAATCTAAACCCTAGATTCCAGCTACTTGGACATAGATTTAAACAATTCAGAGAAGAGAACTATGGATTCTCTCACAAAACtttgctttcctttttttttatatcataacccaaaaggaaaaaaagaaaattacttttttattcGGAGATATATTTCCCAGAATGGAGAATTGGATGGAACCTAATCTGACCGTTAAAGTACCTTTTTGTGTGTGAATCGTGGAGCGCAAGTGAGGAACTGCGTCGCAGGGGATTAATACCTTTCGCCGGTTCACTCGCTTTTCATCTGTCTGAAAACGAGATTTATGATTTATCTcaatttttaagcttttttatttttatcttttaagaagaaaacaatttttttagtgAAACAGTAAATAACTCACCACGtgaaaaacaaatacaaatgcGTTACACAACAACAAGTCAGATTTGCATAATTAATACTAGTCAGCATTACTTATATTACTAGGAGTATTCAACAAtctgaaaattattaatttaatttttattaggaTTTACTTCTACTTTTAAGTCTTTCTGGATAATTTCTTTGCATTTAAAGAGAAATCTTCGAATTTTGGATTTCTTACTCATATTTATTGACATGTTTAtctacatgatttttttttttttgtgtgaatttcGTATATGAGATTATTGGAATCCAAGATATTctgaaatcatttttttttttttgtcaaacgatATCAACtctttttacaacaaaataaattagtaaatagTAACCATTAACCTTACAGCAGTATAGTTTTAGTTCCAAGCATGATACTAGTATCTTTAAGATGGAGTATAATTTATGATTTAccgatgatttttaaaaaagaattacaTCATCACAATAGGATGAGtattattaaattacaaatcaattttgttcatttttgtaaataaaaatatttattgtacacttttctttcttcaatttttcattaaaaagaaTTGAGTACGATATCTTCTTAGAATTCTCACTAACCCGTAAAACACGCACAATAGATACAAGTTATAAGTCCGTATAGTCTTGACCAAAGCCAAAGATGCGATGCTTACGTGCAGTGCGGTACATTATGTcagaataatattttctaaacatcGAAATAGTAAAAGAAGAGGTTTGTTCTTTTCGACTTTTCGTtgtcaaaaaaggaaaaaaaaaggtatgtaGAATTAGGGTGTTGTACAATATATTCAATAATTACCTGTgtatgattacaaaaaaaatacacaatttaatCAACACAACTACACAAGTACACAATTTTAGTCATCTGAATCTTTGATGCAAAACATCTTCATACCAAACACGACACATGCTTTCTATGTTTCTGTTGTGTTTGGTTATTAAgaatttttcaaaagatttttctATACTAATAGCTAGGTTTTTGGGACTCCAAGGCTACATAAACGCTCCTTTGATGTGTAATGTGCATCATTGGATATGTATTGAACAAACTCACAGCTTTCAAGTTCATGGACGAAGTCATCATTGAACCAAGAAATATCGAGTTTTGTCACACTTACGCTAATCCAATGTACATGGACCGTGCCAATCATGCataaagttttacaaaaatcgttttattcgaatttttttatatacaatcaACAAACTCAAACAAGACAATGAATATAgcatacaaatatacaaaaacctTTTCACAcacgtcaaaaaaaaaaaaagaagatctcTTACGTATTGGTTCGGTTTCTTCTATACCGGTTTTCCCTTATCCGTATCAAATCGATTATAAGGCAGTGATTGAGACGAGCCACCGCTCGCATTGCTGCTCGCCACAGTTTTTCTCCGGGGTCTTTGACGTTTGGTCGGTACAACTACACAATCTTCGTCATCTGAATCCTCGGTTAATCCCTCAAACTGGTCATCTTCGAATTCTTCGTCTTTGAAAACCGGATGAATATATGCATTCTGAAGAAACCCTTTAAGATTCAAGTTTGGTTCTCTTGCTCGTTCCAATGTATCTTTAATCATAGCTTCCTGTAAACCGGtacttacaaaatttattaaacaacACATAATGAACCAAAAATAGTATTAGTTTAAGTTTATCATATACACTACTAACCTGCAAAGGATTAATGACAAATGCCGATTCGTACCGGCCTTTGCAAAACCgatgaaaaacaaaagtgaGAATCGCTAGAACGAGGAGGAAAGGCGTGGACTGAACCTTTCCTTTTGTGCTCATTAACCCCAACAAAAGGATTTGAGAGATGATCAATGCAGATATTATACGTCCATGAACGTCAGGCCAGAACGCTGCCGCACTCTCATACTCCTGATTGTACACATTTATGATCTACAAAGAGACCGGTTCATAgctaattattaaccaatagcACCGAATGAAATATACTACAtgaacttgttaaaagaaaagaagatagtttgtttcttttgtatacCTGATGACGGAAGATGAGGTAGGcgaaaccaaagaagaagatgatgaaaggAAGTAGAACAGGAGTGACAGGAGCATAGACAAGGCCAAGGAGAAAGTATAGTTGAATCCGAGGCTCTGTAGCGTAGAAATCGATCTGTCCCGGATCCATAGcttcttctctatctttttcagttttcaccaaGAAGAAGTTCTTTAAATGGAAAATGACTAATGGTTTCAACCTAAGAATCTCTCCAGCCACACCCGCCCAACCATCCACCATTATATACGTTATAAAGAAAGTTGCTTTTATCGGTATCGCTACTCCAACTGTCCGAGGAATGCTAAAACAAGAAATGTAAAAAGTAGTTGAGAACAGAGTTACAAAGGAGAGTAAAAGTGCTAGTGATCGAGCTTACTCATTTGCGGATTGTTTAAGAAAAGAATCAAGTTGTTCAAATGCAGATCCAGTGATTATGCTACCGAGGAAAACATTCACTAGGTTGAATATATAATATCGAAAAGCCGCTCTTCTCTCTAACGATGATATCGAAACAAACCCTTCGAATTTGGACATGATCATTAAAATTGCTGGGAGGAATATCAAAAAGAGCTTCAAGACTATACCAGGAAGAAAACCTTGGATCAAAGATTTCATAAACCTCCTGCAAACACACACAATGATAGAAACGAGTCAAGAATGTCCTCAGTTGTACCaataagcaaacaaaaaactagAGAGATGTACCTACTTTTCGATGATGGGATTGAGGAACGAAGCTTTTTTCTGAATACCTTCAATACTTGCTAAGGATTGCACAAATGCGATtggaatgatgaagaagaaagtgaggaagaagaaggaaacatgCATTAGAAATCTTCTTATCGTGAGAGATACGTAAGGCATTGCAAGATTTGGCCAGAACACTTCTCTTGCCTCGGGAGCCCATTCTGTTAACCATTCTGTTGGattctttgtttgttgtgtcTGCGCGCAGACCGCAGCACCCCAACGCGTTTTAAAAGACACAAAAGCTGCTGGCATTACATTCTTGTCATCTTTCTTTACTCTCACCCTTTCCTCTATTATCTGTGAAAGCAAAAGATGTGAGATTGAATGGGTACTAATATTTCATTGGGCACTCCTAGAGGAAACAATATACTTACTTGCTCGTTAAGTTTCTCGATCTCAGCTGTGTAATGATCCATTGCATCTACTTTATTTCCCCATAGTCCGAGAAATCCCAACTGCGAGATGTAAAACAGAATTAGATAactaaaatatgtgttttaagCTCTTCGTGTTTCTACAAGTATTTTACCTTTACTCTTGGCCtttgttccttgtttcttgtatACTTCAAATGGTAGTAATCAAACCAATTCTCCATTTTCTGCCTGTCCGCTACCAATTTAGCCAATTCATTTGCATTGTACACCacctagatatatatattcgaaAGACTTAACCGAGAAAATAGCTATAAACAGAACTAAAGATTCATTCCTCTAAGGGATATGATCTAACCTGATGTGTCAAATAATGGTCCGGGTGGTTAACAAGAAAGAAATGCTGAACGTTTTCGCTAATTGTCTCGTCTGACTCCGGCGGTACGTTTCTAACCAGAACCTGTCAAATGCAAACAATATTATAACCTATCTCATATATCTAATGTTAAGACCAAAGAGCAGAGAGATTatattataaatgaaaaaagaaacatatttacGGTGAACTGATCAGCACGCCGCTTCTCGGATTGAAGAAATGATAACCGCATTGCAGCTATTTTCTCATATTCCCTTATTAGAACATAGCAAGTCCAGAATGTGAACGCATAAGCCATCACAAGATGCGCCCAAAACCTGTCTGATCCACGTTCCACATTTGATATCGAAAGCTTATCGATATTACTCGATGTTACATTACGAAGTTTCGCTAGCTGCAATCCATCACTTGTCCAATTCACAGGTACCAAAACTGACCATGAAAGTAATGCGATGGGAACAAAGATCTTAAGTCTGTAAAAGAGTAAACAAAATACAAAGAACAAAGCTAATATTAGTATTCTCTTCTACTAATTTTCAATGTATGTTCAATAACAAAGAATCTTGAgcattaattatatgtttaccCGATCAAGTAAATCCTCAAATAGACAGCAGAATCCAAACCAGCATGATCAATAAGTTCAGGCTCAGGCATCTTGAGAGCGGCGGGCATCCAATTCAAAAACCGTATATACGCTCTAAAGTCGAAATTCACAATTTTGCTGGCGAAAGCACCCGAATTCAAGGGGCTGCTTCGAACACCTTTTAAGTACCATTTAGGGAAATAAACCCTATCATTGAATGGTTGGATCCTCAAGATTGCgaatagcaaaagaaatatCAATGCACTTAGGATGTTGATCGCTGCTGCTAGTCCAATATCTGCTAATGTCGCCATTAATGTATGCTTAAACCcttaaaattttcttatcaCCTGCAAATATATAAGAACcctataaaaattaataaaacagtGCCGTGAGGGTTTTAAGAGTTTAGATTCAAAGATCAAAAAAGTCAAACACTTTGAATCCAAAAATCTCACCTTTACAGACCCATTacccagaaaaaaaagatttagtcTTTGGTGGTTGACcaagataaaaatttaaactttttttttttttcttttgcgatcagattgaaggaaaaaaaaaaactatatgagACGAACGAACCCAGAAATCAAAGTGAGGACATGCGATGAATATTGTATAGAAGCATTTGGAGAAGtcgttttgctttctcttctccttcctctggaaaatagaaacagagagagaagaaaagagaagaaaaaaaaacagagtatagaAAACAGAGAGATCGGTTTTATTAACAGCAAACAGAttgggaagagaagagaagaaacgtCATGCCGTTTTTGTCGATAAAAAACGCTGAAaatacaggaagaagaagaagaagaagaagatgagaaaaggttttgaatcttttaaaatttaaacctttttCATTCATTCTAGTGTTGGTAAGCCGTCGTCTAACTCAGAGACTATTTCTTGAGAGTTGAAAAAACCATAGGcctcatttgttttgttttttcttttctagaataacttttcagcttttttattttatttattattacacAGCTGCATTCTTTGTTGTAGCTTTATAATCTAATGCTTATTTTGCAGACAAAGTTGGATCAAATAAATGACTTTGTTGCCAAAATAAGATAATGACTTCATTAGTTGACTCACATATAGTATCATAAAATAGCTTATATTATTGTACATGAGAATGAACCTGAATCTGAATGTGTATATATTATACGAGCCTTGATTTTTGTTAATCTCCTAAATTAGACATCAGATTGTAAATTATGATTCTGTTCTTCGTAATCAATGCAAATTGCCAAGTGAGTAACGGTAACTTCCAAGGTAACGGTAACCTCCAATACGACGTCGTttgttagttttcatttttgtatgtttgtcaACAATTACTTTTTGAGAATATCGTGTATTCTGCCATGAACAATGAACAACTTTCTTATGGatgccatttttgttttttgcttttccgGTCTGCCACAGACACACTACAGAAAGAGCTTTTTATCCTCCGATCGATCTGTCCttaaagttaaagaaaataattttaattaaagaaaacaattattaaaaaaatattttaatcactTCGTAAACCCAATCCCTTcgtattttcttttcaaaaagagAAATCTTTCTCTCGAACCTTCTGTCGCTCGaagtctctttcttctttgtctcttctttcttgcCGAACATCCGCCAACGCCCGCCGTCGTACGTGTTGATGATGAATTACTTAATACAGTCGTTTCTACGGCCGAATCCTCCGCTTCTTCCGCCTCCAACCGCCGAAGTTGGTGACACAGGGGAACCGTCTTCCGAACCCGACCCTTGGTATTTAAGATaacttttgctttgttttatttaattttttaggaAATCCAAAAAACGTGATTGAAAGTCTTCCTCGTTTTAGTGTGCGAGTGGAAGATGCCGAGATTTTAAGCGATGGAGAGCCAAGGGCCGCTACCGCCTCTCTcaggtttgtgtgtgtttaattGCTTCGAATTCTCATTAGAGTCGCGTACTTCGTCTAGGTTTGAAAACTGATCAGATAGAATTATGAAAATAAGCCGATAGACCAGATATTTGGTGGCCCTATATGTAGATCCGATTTTTTTTGTCCACCCACTGTTTGTATCATGATAGACCATTGACTTACTGGTAGACAACCATCAGAACATGGTCCTTGTCCACCTTtgctttttaacaaaaattcgTCTTCTGACCTAATTGAAGATCTGACTTTGTATGTCCACCCGCTGTATTTATCACGATAGACCATTAACTTACGGATAGAAAATCATCAGAACATGTCTTTGTTCACCTTTGCATTTTAACATCATTATGTCTTCGGTAACTCACAAGTTACCAAATGTACAGGGTTGATGGGGAGATGGACGACATCCACCAAGAGAGTTTTTTTATCTACCATTACTTGTCCACCTAATTTACTTATGTGGTCTTTCTTAGACCAAATGTCTACCGTTACTTATCTACTCAAATTACTTATGTCGCTCCTTATTATGCTTCCAATGCATGTCTGATGACCACGCTGGATCTGGGTATGTTATGCCTCCGGAGAACCAGTTTGTAACTGACAATGATGTGTCCATGGTGGACCAGAGAAGACAGACCAGGTAGATGTCCACCCTATGATGGACCATTTTCAACTTTCGTCGAAACCACTCATTGGCTGATGAAATTGTTGTCATTCGTTGAACAGGTTGGGTGAAGTGTTTGGGGATAAGTCGAATTCCGAACAGATCGACATCCTCCAGGAGATGGTCGTAGAGTAAGTGCTGGGTAAACGGACTTCAGAGCTTTTGTTCAGCGATTCCCACCTCTTACCACACACCCAAAATCCAACCGCCCAACATCTGCTCTTGTTTTGTACACTTTAATTTATGTCCTTGTCCTTCTCTTTGTAGTTGGGTTTTTCATTAGGAAATTTGGATATTGAGTATCATCATTTGGCGAATATGTCCATCCAATGCGATGgacatatgttggttttgttgtcttCCTCGATTATGTCTACCCTATTATTTTAGTCAGAAGATTGTATTGCTTTGCTGTTTTAGTCCACCTTTTATCTTACTCGAGGGACATGTATTCGTGTTTTTTAGGTTTATCTGTTATCTGGTTGTACAACGAATGAAGGTGTTTGGCTTTTTTATCgtttatcttttatcttttacacAAGTTAATGGTGGTAGACATTCTAATCCGATAGACATTATAATTaggatagacaaaaaaaaacaaagtcaataGAAATAGATCGACGAACTTACAATCCAGATAGACATAACAAAGTCCATAGACATTACAAGTTAGATAGACATAATAAATCTGATAGACATTACTAACAATAGACATAACAAAATACAGTATAAATCTTAATTATCAGTTAGACATGTCTACCGAGACTAAAAGTAGACATAATACAACCGatagacaataaaaaaaaaaaacagaccctTCCAACCTAAGATACAAAAAGACTCTTCCAGCTTACATTCATGGAAGCCACCTGCAAAATAGTTCAGTAGTCTGTGTTGAACAATCAACCATGTTTCTGTTTCTAAAAGGTAATACCCATCCCAAACACCTACATTCTCCATTTGTAACCGACCATATTAAATGCAAATACATACCTCTGCTTTTCCGACAACCAACTCCACCTTCCTTCACCTACTATTTTCTTGAGATCTGTTTTAGTTTAGGAAATGTTAGCCTAAAAAATGGTAGTATTAACTTCAATAAACTCCTTTTAGCAAAAGATAAATCGTAATTGTCTGTCCATCACGCCATTAATGCATGTCCAATCATAATTAATATCTTCAATTTCGAATTCCCCCGCCACATATTTTCGTCAATAAAACGAGAAGACATTTTGGTCTTTTCATTCTATTGGTGTTCCACACAAATGACATTTTTGATGAGATGAAAATAAAATGGCATTTGGGACAAATTTTCAACAGCATAATCAATGAAATTTCCTACTTTTTTTACTCATTTTACGGATTCAACGAGTATTGCGTGCCATCACGTTGAAGTCCagttataaaatcatatttttaatttttcagtaTGAatctctattattttattttttattccgAATATGAATCACTTTTTTCTTACGTCCAAATCAATGTGAAATTATCTAGCTAGCCAcactattcttttatttttatttatttagtatgaCCATCTTTTTCAATCAGTGTATGTGtagtatagttttatttgttacataAAATTGTCTAAAGACGTGCATCAAGACTACTACATGGGATTGTATCAAATTGTAATGATTCCTTTTTAGCACTCTCATTACATTAGTATTGATTGATACCATGTCCGAAAGGTAAACCTTTATATCAAAATGATATgaataatagtatattttttaaaaaaaagaaaaactggtatgaatataattttaaattcttaactctaactattttaaaaaagtaaactaATAACTCTTCCCATGTGCtatgttttctttaataaaacAGATAATGGCCTgacaaaatgaaattaataagTTCCCTTactttttatccttttttatcTAATAACCTGCATAATTTAATAATACATCACCAAAAACAGATGTATAGGCCCGCAATGAAAACATATTACTCTGATATGCAAAAAGCGTATTAAAAGGCCCACATATCCACTTGTATATAGGCCCAATATTACTGACACATgattataattagttttttttgacaGCTGATTACTTATTAATGTTAAACTTATTCACATGTTACATAGCTTTCAGCAGGCTGTAGATTAGTAGTAGACTAGTAACTAGTAAACAACACTAGTCTGgtaatcaaattaattatgtaaaaaggtaaagattagaaaaaaaatttaaaaaggcAAGTGACCTTAAACTAATACCAGCGTCAATCTCAaggattaaaacaaaactaaattttcagacaaagaaaataaaaaaaagacacaaacacactcttctctctttcttcacttGAGCTTCGTTAAATTCAACAAATCATTCTCTCacaagaggagagagagagtgagcTCTGTGTTAGTTATGGCTACGGAGAGACCTGACGAAGAGAAACCAGAGACTCGAGTCCAAGATCTGATCCATGGAAGTGGAGGAGGAGCTTCTCCGGTTCAATCACCGACACGTCTCGGTCCAACCCGGTTCTCAGAAGTAGCTAGAGACCAGATTCGTGATACCGGGTCGATTTTGTCTTGGATCAACGGAGATCCAAACCGGAGTTTGAAAAATCCGGTTAAGAGAGCAAAGAGGAAACGAATCAGAACGGCCAAAACCGCCGCGTGTGTGATCGGGCTTGtagctttctttatttttgttaattggtTCATGCTGTCTCAGCTCCATGAAGGTCGAGCTTGGCTTCGAAGAGGTTTCTCGAAAAAACCAAATCTTAACCCAAAACCGGACCGGAAACTAATTCCGGATACGAACCCGAACCCGGGTGTGAAACGGGCGTCCGTTAAAGTGTCGGCATCTCTACAGGTATAAAACAATGTGATtggttaatttattttgaactttAACTTTTTAACTGTCTGTTTCTTATCAAATCAATCTCCCAAGTACAGTAAAAAGGGATTTTAACTTTAACCAAACGGTTACAAAACATTTGTTAGGGAAAAGAGAACTATAATTTGTCTGAGATTGCTAGATGAATGGTAATGCAAGTTAAAATTTTTGTTAGGAaacgaaatataaaatttcacacgtttaagattttgttagaatgaatttattataactttatttatattacatgactttttcattttggttttgatgttgtGTGACTGATATGATTTGGTAGcatggagagaagaaaaagatggggaaaccaaagaagaaataTAATGGAACCTATGGTAGATTGTTGGCTTATGCTGCTCATGCTTTGGCTGAGGTA is a genomic window containing:
- the LOC104752888 gene encoding lysine-specific demethylase JMJ25-like, producing the protein MELDDVSIEESIIMSGSWTVRKKRSMKPFKSRGLFSGSRSSGKEKVAVEEEESGRRLRVYSRKGKHSRGGDGGGSAVRRRKTSKVEEQCSEDDDHDDDCRLGEWMRRRSVKRKEVRPKVESGERSEDDDCTISKRRSVVSRKKRDRRQVEIEEDEEWEEEVLLCVKIRKTSSRRRTRNLVSNSTENVADVSTSSSRSPASDVSDPLLKNGISIDCTSVRQESKSGPICHQCLKGERITLLICSECEVTMYCLQCIRKWYPNLSEDNVVEKCPFCRNNCNCSKCLHLNGSIVTPKRELSNSERRHHLQYLITLMLPFLNKLSKFQNQEIEIEATVQGLLPSEVEITKAISYTDERVYCDHCATSIVDLHRSCPKCSFELCLKCCQEIREGSLSERPEMKVDYADKGYQYMHGLDAAVPSSSSTSVEEEASPSNTKWSLGDNGSITCPPNKLGGCGDCILELTRILPQTWMSDLEHKAETFLASYNISPRMLICECSPLDTEMTRKAASRTKSSDNYLFCPKSLDVLKEEELLHFQEHWAKGEPVIVRDALDNTPGLSWEPMVMWRALCENVNSPASSKMSRVKAIDCLANCEVEINTRHFFDGYSRGRTYENYWPEMLKLKDWPPSDKFEDLLPRHCDEFISALPFQEYSDPRTGILNIAAKLPEGLIKPDLGPKTYIAYGIPDELGRGDSVTKLHCDMSDAVNILTQTAEVTLSQEQISAVKVLKQKHKEQDKFEEQSTRDCSEMEEELNLPEILSSENEETGSALWDIFRREDVPKLEDYLRKHCKEFRHTYCCPVTKVYHPIHDQTCYLTVEHKRKLKAEFGIEPWTFVQKLGEAVFIPAGCPHQVRNLKSCTKVAVDFVSPENIHECLRLTEEFRQLPKNHKAREDKLEIKKMVIYAIEQALKELETLPEETRPMLH
- the LOC104752889 gene encoding CSC1-like protein At1g62320, with translation MATLADIGLAAAINILSALIFLLLFAILRIQPFNDRVYFPKWYLKGVRSSPLNSGAFASKIVNFDFRAYIRFLNWMPAALKMPEPELIDHAGLDSAVYLRIYLIGLKIFVPIALLSWSVLVPVNWTSDGLQLAKLRNVTSSNIDKLSISNVERGSDRFWAHLVMAYAFTFWTCYVLIREYEKIAAMRLSFLQSEKRRADQFTVLVRNVPPESDETISENVQHFFLVNHPDHYLTHQVVYNANELAKLVADRQKMENWFDYYHLKYTRNKEQRPRVKLGFLGLWGNKVDAMDHYTAEIEKLNEQIIEERVRVKKDDKNVMPAAFVSFKTRWGAAVCAQTQQTKNPTEWLTEWAPEAREVFWPNLAMPYVSLTIRRFLMHVSFFFLTFFFIIPIAFVQSLASIEGIQKKASFLNPIIEKRFMKSLIQGFLPGIVLKLFLIFLPAILMIMSKFEGFVSISSLERRAAFRYYIFNLVNVFLGSIITGSAFEQLDSFLKQSANDIPRTVGVAIPIKATFFITYIMVDGWAGVAGEILRLKPLVIFHLKNFFLVKTEKDREEAMDPGQIDFYATEPRIQLYFLLGLVYAPVTPVLLPFIIFFFGFAYLIFRHQIINVYNQEYESAAAFWPDVHGRIISALIISQILLLGLMSTKGKVQSTPFLLVLAILTFVFHRFCKGRYESAFVINPLQEAMIKDTLERAREPNLNLKGFLQNAYIHPVFKDEEFEDDQFEGLTEDSDDEDCVVVPTKRQRPRRKTVASSNASGGSSQSLPYNRFDTDKGKPV